GTGGCACCTCCCGTGGTTGACTGAGTGATGAGCGGTCCGATCAAGATGCTACGTTGCGGGTAGAGGGGCTGGCCGGCGTCGTCTCGAAGGTAATCGAAGGCGTAGAACCCGCTCTCTTTTGGTGGGACTTGGTGCCGGTAGAATGTGTGTGCTGCGAGGTACCATCTATTGTCGACAACAACACGGGCTCCTGGCACGAGAGCCTGGAGTTTCTCATTTGTGGCACCGCGAGATGAGATGTAGACTGTGCGGGTGTCGGAATCCAGATGGCCAGAGAATGGCTGAAGTGTATTGTTGACCATGATGGAAAAGCCTAGGCCAACACTACCGGCAATGTTTTCTGGCACGTCCTCTAGGACAAACTCGGTTGTCATGCCATGATCTCCTACAGCCGTGCTTGCAATAGTGCTGTTGAACTCGACGAGAGCAGTACGAAACCTTTTTCCCAAAGCAGATTGCTCAGCGCCAGCATATCCGTCTTTCGTCCAGAAGTCGTCTGCATAAGTAGGATCCATGTCTTGAATCATGGGAATCGTGATATCCTTCATCGTCTGGAAGAGCTGAGTTCGATTCCCAACAATGGCATCCCAATCCTCCCATCCTTTCAGCGGTACACCAAGAGCTGTTACTTCTTCAAGCACAGCTTGCTCGAGATTGTCGAAGACGGACGTGAGGTCGACATTGCTGCCAGGCTGAACCGCATCAATAATCTGTGCGGACTTATTGCCAAATATCAGGCCTCCAAAAGCTCGCATACCCCAGTTGTAGGGAATTGAAATCGGTGTCGCTTGAATAAGAACAAGACACCCATCCCATACTCCAAATGTCTTTTCAGCGGCGCCAACAACTTCAAGAGACccaccactgccaccatAAACATAGCCATATACCTCGTCAGCAGAAACATTGTAGTAGTCCTGAGCAATGCCACGAGCTAgcttcgctgtcgctgcatcTGCGCGATATCCAATTGAGCCGGATGTCTGAACCGTGAACCCACCACTTTCCACGCCAAATGAGATGGCGTAGTCGGGAGCACTAGCGTTTTGAGATGGGTACacgagctggaagaagcGGCCTTTCCATTGTGACTTGGGAGTAAGGTAGATCGTGAAATTTACCGCTGTGCCGTTGAAGTAGCCAGAGATGCGTTCGTGGGGGACAGGTTGAGTTTCATTGGCTTGGTTCGTGAAGGTTGGAGAAGCATATTCGGGATCGATGCAGTCCCGCGTGACGATGAGGGCCTGGCCTTCTTGGACGCACTCCACAGCAGGTTGCTGGGCAGAGACACCAAGAGCCGCAATGAAAGCTGTCAATGCAGTAAGTAGCCTGCGAGAAGTTCGTTCAGTTTTTCTTGGACTCTTGTTATGCGCAGCAACTTACCTCATGCTGAGAGCAACCACGCCGGGGTAGTGTTCTGAGTTACTTTGGTAGAAGAACCATGATTCTATCAACGCAGCCATGACTGGACTCTTTATATGCAAAGAGACGTACTTCCTTCTCAATCTAGACTCATTGACCACCTGCTAGTGCTTATGAAGATCTTGCACAAGTGCAATCTTGAGATGGTAAGATCGCCTGGCTTTGTCAGACTTGTACTTGTTAGCAACTTGGCACATTTGTGACGGACCGTACGGATGTACTTGGGAGGCTGATGCCACTTGATGGCGCCTGGGCGTGAGAGTGATATGCTTCCCCCACTTGTTCATGGGCTTGATCTTATTGCTAAGGCAATTGTATCACCGATTTTCTGACTGTGGTCATAATGAACCCGTTGTCACCATGTCATGGGTCGCCTCTTACAGTGTTGCCTGCGGTTTGGAAACTTCGTAGCAACGATATCAACAGTTCTGATGCTTTCACCGAATGCGCTCAAGACGGCTCCCGAAATGATACCTGGTTGCCAGAGTCCCTTGACCGAAGATAGGTACCAGGGTAGTGAGACTTAAGGGTGAGCCCTCGGTGCGAGTGACCTATGGCTAGGAAACTAAGGTGTCGTACTCGTACTCGTACCCGCATGTTATCTTGGCAAACTCAGGTGAGATGGAATTGTATTCCAACAAGGCGTTCAACCAAGCCATCAGGTTCTGCGGCCTACTCTGTGGTACAACAAAGAGCGAGAAACGATCAAGAAAGAGCTAGTGAAGCTCAAGTCCAAGAGCACTTGGACATGCCGCACGGGGCTTCCATGCCGCATCCCGAGTCGAAAGGATTGCAGCTCCACAGGCGGCAGTATCGTGCAGTCCAGTATTGGTTTACTTTCGATCCAGCATTATTAATTCAGTCAAAGCGATCGACACCGACCCGGTTCACTCGAGCTCTCCTCCCGAGCGCTTGTCGCCTTCTCCTTGACAATTCCAAAGCGCTCCCTTCCCCAACGAGGCGtttctcatcttcctctgctgTATATTTGGGGTTGTTCTCTCCAAGTTGACGCTCCAAACGCCCATTCTCCTCATCCTGCATGGCAAGGATGTCCTCATCCCCTTTTGCTCGCACCTCAGATCGAGCCTTTGTGACAGAATCGTGAGAAGAGTGTACATTGAGAGGCTCCGTCAGTGGAGGCGTAGGTCCCCTAAATGCGGCTGTCATTCGGGTAAACGAATCATGGTCTGGCGTTGATGGCTTAGAGAAGTCGACGGGGTTTCCATTCGCATCCGTAATCCTGATGGCACTACTTCTCTTTTTCGGACGGACGAAACTAGACTGGTGTGATGGTTTGGCCTCCGATGGCAGTTCAAACCCCTGAGACGCTTCTGATCTGTCATATGGCCGTATTTCAGGCTGTTGTATCCGATATGGATCATACCATCTGGAAGTGTCGTGGCCTATGTATGGATATCGTAGCCCAGAGGACGTATCAATATCGATGGGCAGTGGCAAGTCTGGAACTCGTTCTTTCAAGTGACCCGAGTCTAGATCCGGCGACGATGCCCCGGCACGACCAGCCTTTAAGTCATAATTTCGCCCCTGGtaatcttcttcgccagatACCGAATAATTTGTTCCGGGCCTAAAGCGAACAGATCGTGAAGGCATATGCGTTACGACAGTTTGATTGCTCTTCTCGCGCTTCCTTGACTCAGCATTGCTTGCACGGCTTTCGTTATATGATCTTGGAAGGCGGTATGCCCCATTGTCGGTGGTAGATGACCCCGCTGCGCCTTCAGAAACGATTTTACTATCTTTTGCGGCAGCAGCCCTTCGCTGAAATCCAATGTCCTCTATTCCATCGCCGCTTCTCGAGGCGCCGCCTACGGTGTTATGCCCCAGTCGCTGTGGATAAGCATCATCCTTTGGCGGTTGAATTCTATTCGGAGTGCGTATACGACCACCCGAGATGCCAGAATTTGTGTCCAAGCCATGCGCCGTTGTGTCCATTTCTCCAGATGCAGTCATACTCGAGGAAGAAAGCGAATTGTATGAACCATCTTCGGGGGTAGCTGTGCTTGTTGAGTTGCTCTCGTCCATGCCAATACTGTTATTGCGGTCCATTCGGTCTTTGCCTAGCAGGCTCGAGTTCTGTGCTCGCGACTTGCTACCGCCACCACGACCCCGAAAGCCCTCCGCAAGCGTCTTGAATAGAtctccaccaccatcacGACCACTAAGCAGATCATTAATCTTAGCAGCGAGAGCATCATCCGGCTTGGGCGTGCCAAACTTATCGAACCTGCTGTCGGGATCCTCAGTCTCTACCATTGGGCTAGGGTTTGGAACATGGATCTCTTCGTCAGATAGCACATCACGTTTTTCCATGTTCGAACTGCTACTCAGTGCATGCGAAGCGCCGCGCGGCGACTTTGTGTTTAGTTTGAACGGCTGCAGTAGTGGCTGGATCTCCTGGATCACCTTGGACTTCCAATTCGGCAAAGCGTCATCTTCAATGTACGAGTAGAAGCTCAGCAGAGCTTCTTCACTGGGTATCGACCCGCCTTGAATGCATCGCTCAAAGAGCTCAACGTACGAAGCAGCCTCGGCTTTGACCCTACCGGCCTGCTGCTTTCCAAGCCCCTTGGTTTGCGCGGTAGTGAGCTTAGAGAGGACCTCGGAGGTCATGGTCCGAGTTTCGCTGTCATCAATGTGAGGTCTCAAGCGATCAATGATGGCGCCACTCGCAGGCCTGTCAACATCTTTGCTGCTGAGACAGTCTTGTATCACTTGATGCAGAGTTGCGGCAAGCTCAGCTGAACTTGAGTGCTCTTCGTTGTTGGGGTAAATGACCTGTTGCATGGTGACTGTGCATTACCTCAGCTTTTGTGTGTCTTGAATGCCGGGTGAACCGCGGTTACCTCCAAGCGCATAGATATCGCATTTCAACGTGGTTCTTCGAGGACCAGGCCCTGTGAAGTCCATTCGTTGCTCCTGATCACTCATCAATGAGAATTCATGTTTATCTTGAAGTGTCATACTGGCGCATGATAAGCCCGAGTCCCAATGTAAGTGTCAGTACCATCAGTCTCAGCCTTGGCGATTCCAAAGTCACCCAGCTTAATTCGGATGTAGCTGTCTGTCAGTTCAGCTACAAAGACTGCTTTTCCGTCAGCACGTATTGTGGTCCTCGTGATAGAGCAGCTGACCATTCGGAGGTTTAATGTCCCGGTGCAGGATAGTAATCCAGGCACTTTGTGCGTTATCTCGGCGGACGACATCTGGCAATGGCGCAACCTTCAGGAAGTCATCGGCATGGTACACGCCATGGTGAAGATACAGCAGGCCACAGGCGATCTGATACATCACGAGTACAGCTTCCCGCGTATCAAGCTTGCTTCTGTCTTTCCTACTTTGTAGGGCTTGCTCGAGGTCGCCAAATTTGCAGTACTCTGTGTACAGCTTGGCGACTTGAGAGTTTGGATTGTAGGTGAAGTCGACATAATGTATGATGTTCGGATGTTCCAGGCCCTTCAGACGTTCTCCAAGTACGTAATATTCGCCGAAGACATAGCGAGATCCATTGGCCTTTGCCGGGTTCACGCCAGCAAGTGAATACTCCTTGCAAATGTAAAGCTCCGCCTCGACTTTGGCATTCTTTCCTTTTTTCTTCCTGCGCACGCGGCGAATGGCTTttgcttgcttgccatgGTGTAACACGATTGGCTGCGGCGCGTCCTGCCAATCGTATACAGCTTGTATCTTGGCCTGCTGCGGATTCATGATGGCTCACTGATGAAAAAGTGACCATACAATTCCGAGAAGCCGCCCTGTGTCGTATCTGAAGAACGAGCGGGGCTTCTAACGCTGAGGTTACTCAAGGCTGAGGTCTTCCCACCTGACCTATACTGATTGGTACGGGGCCAAGCATGTGCATGAGCAGCTCGCTTAGACCATCTAAGCCACCAGCATGCGCGAAACAACAAAAAGAGGTAGTCAGCTCTCGTCATCGATGATTTTACAGACAGTGCCAGTGCTGTTCGCCCATCTCATACTATGGCCACCGGCCTCGAGTTTGGGGTGTTGCGCTTGCGGTGCCAGGAGTAATCGATGTGATCCTCCGCGGGGCACTGGCGCTTTGGGAGCGCATTGAGAAATTCAGGACTATGGATGAGGTTGTCAGCGGGCAAGTGAATCGCACCCTTCCATAGTGGAAGCGAACAAGGTTTGATACTAACAGTGGCATCCTCTAGCCTCCGTGAAATAGCCCTTAACCTGAGGGAAGGGCCACTGTGCGTCGGTCTAGAGAATGTCAGGCACGCTGAGAAAGATCGCTGTATCCCGGCTCAGATGCAGGAGGATCTCAAGAGACTGCTGGAAATATTCGCTGTGCAACTGGAGATAACCCAAGAAGGCCTCAGAGCTGTGGAGGATGACTTTGTTGGAAAACTTCGCTACAACCTTTCGAGGGGATCGGGCAGCAAACATCGGCTGGAAAAACAGTCCCAGACGCTCCAGAAGTCGTGCAGTACGCTCCAAGAATCTTGCAATAGGCTGCACAATCTGCGCACAAGTCAGTCGTCTTACCTCTGGACATCTGATGTACTCAAGATTACGCACGAGAGCGTCCACAACAGGCCGGTCGAGCTTTTGCCAGCATCCGATATACTTGTAGCTCGAGGAAACTACGCCACCAAGGCTGCCAAGGTGGAATGTGAGTTTGTTCTTGAGAACAAGAGACGTGAGAATGATGTGAAGCTTCTCTGTGCCAAATTGAGCTCGGAGGCGCTCCGGGGTCTTAACGGCATGCTTCCAGTGCTCGGGTATCGGCAGCCGCCATACGACGAGCCAGACGGAACCAAGGTCTTTCAGCTCATCATTGAGCTCCCGAAAAACGTTGACCGAGAAAGTCTCGAAAACAGAATGCTGTCCCATGAGCGACCTTCACTTCGTGAGCGTCTGGTGATCTGCTTGAAGACTGCAGAGGCTGTACGATCTGTGCATTCCTTGGGGCTGAAGCACAAGTCCATTCGTCCTCGAGCAATTCTCGTGCTCACCTCAATCGATCCTGGTACTGAAGAGACAAAGCTGTCTCTGCAAGACTGGTCACTCGTTCATGAGATTTCCGGCGCCACCACGCAGCTTGGAGAGACGCAGTGGCAGAGAGCGATTTACCAGCACCCTCAGCGTCAGACGCAATATGCAGAGAGTGCGTACGAACCCAAGCACGACATATACAGTCTTGGCATAAGCATTCTGCAAGTACTCCTCTGGCAGCCATTCATCGTAGAGACGGCGGATGTAACAGACAGAATCTGCGATCTATTCGAGACCTATGGCCTGGCGCgtggcgatgaagatggcatTACCGACCTTCCAGAAAGGTATCGTAGCATCACCGCGAAGCTGATCAGCAAACCTTGGGCGACCAAAGAGATATGGCGCGACATTGCGGCTGGCGAGTTGCAAAGTCGGGCGCTGACCCGATTGGTAACGAGGTGtcttgatggcgatgagcAAGGCGGCTTCAGAGAAGCCGTTGAAGTGGTTCGGCAGCTGCAGGCCTTAATCAAGCGTGAGGATGATGGCTCGAACGCAGCATCATACACGACTTTCCAGAATTAGCGGGAAGTGTATGAAGTTGAAGCAGCATGGTGTCAGACTTTGCTGGCCACGATTGTTGCAACTTCTTGGAttcgtcgaagtcgatgtcaGCCGGACATGCTAGGTGGTACGTGACTGCCATGTCGATTCTCCTCGCACCTGCACACCTGAAGTCATTCGCCCGTGGTCACACCTGGGGAAAGGTAGACCAGGCCGACGGTCTCGACTCGGCAAGCGCTCGCCGAGATGTGGCAGGTTTCAGATTTGCGGGAGCGTCTTGCCTGCACTTGGCGGTGAAAACAGGGCACAGAAAAAAGGAAGGCGAAACGAATCAGTCTTGTGCAGAACAGGCACAACCGGCTGCCACGTTGACTTGCGCGCGATTGGATTTTCTCGCACATGCTGTTGAGATGCACACGCTTCGAGCCGACGTGGTGAAGGCAAAAGGTGATGGATGCTGCATCCAGGAAGCCGTTGCTTGTCTGTCGCGACGGTCCTGGGCCATCTTCGGGAGTCATTACGGCTGTTTGAGGCTCGCCGACACGGCCGCTCTCGGTGGTGGACGAGCTGACTACGCGCGCGCCAAGCGGTGTCTGAGGCTCGCAGCGGCGCAGTGGGAGGGAGAGTGCGATGG
This genomic interval from Cercospora beticola chromosome 7, complete sequence contains the following:
- a CDS encoding uncharacterized protein (antiSMASH:Cluster_3) translates to MAALIESWFFYQSNSEHYPGVVALSMRLLTALTAFIAALGVSAQQPAVECVQEGQALIVTRDCIDPEYASPTFTNQANETQPVPHERISGYFNGTAVNFTIYLTPKSQWKGRFFQLVYPSQNASAPDYAISFGVESGGFTVQTSGSIGYRADAATAKLARGIAQDYYNVSADEVYGYVYGGSGGSLEVVGAAEKTFGVWDGCLVLIQATPISIPYNWGMRAFGGLIFGNKSAQIIDAVQPGSNVDLTSVFDNLEQAVLEEVTALGVPLKGWEDWDAIVGNRTQLFQTMKDITIPMIQDMDPTYADDFWTKDGYAGAEQSALGKRFRTALVEFNSTIASTAVGDHGMTTEFVLEDVPENIAGSVGLGFSIMVNNTLQPFSGHLDSDTRTVYISSRGATNEKLQALVPGARVVVDNRWYLAAHTFYRHQVPPKESGFYAFDYLRDDAGQPLYPQRSILIGPLITQSTTGGATHTGNITMKAIALQNLLDFDAFPWHADWYSKQVAKAKGGIEDHYRLYFGENADHAMYRLGAPFTKRLVDWTGLYEQHLQDLSAWVEYGIEPPTPTNYTVEDGQVRIPSAASERKGIQPLVELLVNGTKRAEVKSGGRIEFNVEAEVPTGLDQIVALEWDAYGTGEYAKKDLEVSQALSVQFSHVYEEPGLYFAGVRVASHREGNTRTDIALAWNMDRVRVIVS
- a CDS encoding uncharacterized protein (antiSMASH:Cluster_3~SMCOG1030:serine/threonine protein kinase); translated protein: MNPQQAKIQAVYDWQDAPQPIVLHHGKQAKAIRRVRRKKKGKNAKVEAELYICKEYSLAGVNPAKANGSRYVFGEYYVLGERLKGLEHPNIIHYVDFTYNPNSQVAKLYTEYCKFGDLEQALQSRKDRSKLDTREAVLVMYQIACGLLYLHHGVYHADDFLKVAPLPDVVRRDNAQSAWITILHRDIKPPNVFVAELTDSYIRIKLGDFGIAKAETDDKHEFSLMSDQEQRMDFTGPGPRRTTLKCDIYALGVTMQQVIYPNNEEHSSSAELAATLHQVIQDCLSSKDVDRPASGAIIDRLRPHIDDSETRTMTSEVLSKLTTAQTKGLGKQQAGRVKAEAASYVELFERCIQGGSIPSEEALLSFYSYIEDDALPNWKSKVIQEIQPLLQPFKLNTKSPRGASHALSSSSNMEKRDVLSDEEIHVPNPSPMVETEDPDSRFDKFGTPKPDDALAAKINDLLSGRDGGGDLFKTLAEGFRGRGGGSKSRAQNSSLLGKDRMDRNNSIGMDESNSTSTATPEDGSYNSLSSSSMTASGEMDTTAHGLDTNSGISGGRIRTPNRIQPPKDDAYPQRLGHNTVGGASRSGDGIEDIGFQRRAAAAKDSKIVSEGAAGSSTTDNGAYRLPRSYNESRASNAESRKREKSNQTVVTHMPSRSVRFRPGTNYSVSGEEDYQGRNYDLKAGRAGASSPDLDSGHLKERVPDLPLPIDIDTSSGLRYPYIGHDTSRWYDPYRIQQPEIRPYDRSEASQGFELPSEAKPSHQSSFVRPKKRSSAIRITDANGNPVDFSKPSTPDHDSFTRMTAAFRGPTPPLTEPLNVHSSHDSVTKARSEVRAKGDEDILAMQDEENGRLERQLGENNPKYTAEEDEKRLVGEGSALELSRRRRQALGRRARVNRVGVDRFD
- a CDS encoding uncharacterized protein (antiSMASH:Cluster_3), whose protein sequence is MQEDLKRLLEIFAVQLEITQEGLRAVEDDFVGKLRYNLSRGSGSKHRLEKQSQTLQKSCSTLQESCNRLHNLRTSQSSYLWTSDVLKITHESVHNRPVELLPASDILVARGNYATKAAKVECEFVLENKRRENDVKLLCAKLSSEALRGLNGMLPVLGYRQPPYDEPDGTKVFQLIIELPKNVDRESLENRMLSHERPSLRERLVICLKTAEAVRSVHSLGLKHKSIRPRAILVLTSIDPGTEETKLSLQDWSLVHEISGATTQLGETQWQRAIYQHPQRQTQYAESAYEPKHDIYSLGISILQVLLWQPFIVETADVTDRICDLFETYGLARGDEDGITDLPERYRSITAKLISKPWATKEIWRDIAAGELQSRALTRLVTRCLDGDEQGGFREAVEVVRQLQALIKREDDGSNAASYTTFQN